The following nucleotide sequence is from Deltaproteobacteria bacterium.
CCTTCGACGCCGCGTCCTCGGTCGCAAACGTGCCGTCGCCCCCGGCGGGAAATCACGACGCCGGCGGGACGCTCACCGTCGGCGATACGCGCTTCGCCGGCCAGCTCGTCTTCCTGGCGGTCCAGGTGGTTGACGACGCGGGCAACGTCTCACCGCTCACCGCGGTCGGCAGCTTCGACTTCGCCCCCACCTTCACGCTCCGGCGAGCGACCCTCTACTTCCGCTCCGCGCCGGGGGGCGGCGACGATCGGCTCATGATGACCGCTTCGATCCCGACGTCGCTCCCCGCGGCAAGCCCCCTCGTGCTGACGCTCGCCGACGCCGACGGGACGATCTACTCGGCGACCATCCCGGCCGGCTCCTTCGTCGCCAGCCGGAGCGGCTCGCGCCTCACCTTCCGCGACCCCACCGGGACGATCGCGGGCGGCCTCACGCGCGTCACGCTGGCGCTCACCCGCGGTGGCCTGCGCTTCACCGCACGCGGCCGCAACCTGGACCTCCCCGGCGCCGACAGACCGGAGATCACGACGACCATCCAGCTGGGCGGACAGCCCTTCCGCTCGACGAACCTGTTCCGAATGATGCGGACGCGGCTCCGCTTCCCGTAGGAGCGAACGACGAAAGGGGGTTCATCATGACATCTCGCCGTACGACTCGGTCCGGAGCGCTAACCGCGATCGGCCTCGTCCTGGCCGCCGCGGCCGCCTTCGCCCACAGCGAGCGGCCGATCGACTCGCCGCCGCGGCCGGGGAGCGTCCCGGATCCGAACCGCCGGAGCGCGCATACCCTGGTCGTCTGCAAGCCGTCGTCCAAGCCGACCCGGGCGGAGCATGCGGACATCCACCTCCGGTTGAGGACCACGACGGGGGACGCGCTGGAGCTGGCGCGAGCGCAGGAGGCGGCCTGGCACCGCAACACCCGGCTGTTCAAGAAGTGCCGCTTCGAGCACATCCAGGACGCGGTCGACGTGGCGCCGAACGACACGGCGATCGAGGTCATGCCCGGCGTCTACCGCGAGGAGCCGAGCCGCGGCGCCCCCACCACCTCCTGCGGCGATCTCAACTGCGCCTATTCCTACGAGTACCACGTCGCGCACCCGCACGACGCCAACCTGATCGCGATCCTTGGCAAGACGAACATCACGCTCGAGGGCACCGGTGCCGACCCGCACGACGTGCTGGTCGACGTCGGCTTCGCCAAGGACGTCGGCGTCCGCTGCGACCGCTGCACGGGCTTCATCGTCCGCAACCTCTGGGAGCGCGACGCCAACGAGCACGGAATCTACGTCGTCGAGTCCGACGGCTACATCTTCGACCGCACGATCGGCAGCTTCAACGACGACTACTCGCTCTTCTCCTTCGCCTCGGATCATGGTCTCTACACGGACTGCGACGCGAGTGGATCCGGCGACGCCGGCCTCTACGTCGGCGGGGCGCCCAAGACACCCGGGCGCGTCAGCACGACGGTCCAGCGCTGCAAGCTGCACCACAACGCGCTCGGTTTCTCGGGCACCCAGGGGAACTACGTCGAGATGGTGGACAACGACGTGTTCGACAACGCGATCGGAATTTCCTTCGACACCGAGCAGGATCACCCGAACGCCCCACTCGACCACTGCATGATCGTCAACAACGACATTCACGACAACAACTTCGACATCTACGCCCCCGACTCCGACCGGCCGCCGGGCGGCCCGGCGTACGATCTCCTCCACTACCCGGTCGGCACGGGCGCCTGGGTCATCAGCGGCCAGAGCTGCACGGTCACCGGGAACCGCATCTGGAACAACCACTGCTTCGGCACCATGCTCTTTGCGAATCCGCTGGAGATGGCGACGTCAGACGGCAACCAGCAGACGGACAACATCATGGGGGCGGCCGCGGGCGGGGCGAACGGGACGATGTGCGGCACGCAGGGGGTGGACTTCTGGTGGGACGAGAGCGGCACCAACAACTGCTGGCAGGACAACGGCGCCGTGACGAGCGATCCTGCAACGCTTCCCGACTGCTCTCTGCCGAACGCAGGCGCGGCGAACCCGCTCAAGGACGCGATCCTGGCGTCGTGCCTGATCGCGGATCCGAGCACGGGCCAGACGCTGGGCAACTGTCCGTTCGGCACCAGCAACCAGGCTCCCTACCTGAGCCGCGATCAGGCCGAGTGCGGGAACGGTATAGTCGACCTGGGCGAGGACTGCGACCCCGGGTACCCCGCCGGCAGCCTCCCCGAGACCTGCGAGACGCTCGGCCATGGACCGGGCACGCTCGGCTGCCCCACGGTCTACGATTCAGCGAGCAGCGCTTTCCTCTGCCTGTGGGACACGAGCCAGTGCGCGGCCCCCGCCTGCGCGCGCTACGGCAAGGCGCGGCTGCGGCTCGGCAACCTGGGTGCGCCGAACGGCAATGAAACCCTCAAGTTCACCGGCCGCAAGCTCGACGGCAGCGGGCGCACCTTCAATCCGGTCACCGAGGACGTGAGCGTGGTGCTGCGGGACGACAGCCAGCTCTTCTACCTCGGCCGCATCTCGGCCGGCAGCCCGCACTGGTCGGCGAGCGCGGGCCACTATCTCTACTTCGACCCCGCCGGGTCCAACGACGGCATCGTCTCGATCGACCTCCGGGCGGTCCCCGGCTTCGGCGGCCCCTTCAAGGCCGCGATCGAGGTCGGCAACGCGAACCTCGGGGCGGCCGCCACGACGCGCGACGCGTTCCTCACCCTGCGCGTCGGCGACGACTGCTGGAGCGCCGGGATGGCCTGCATGGCATCGCTCAGCGGCCAGACGGTCACGTGCCGGAAGGGCTCGATGCCGTAAGGGTCACGACTTCGAGCTCGCCGCGGCTGTAGCGCACCCGCAGCGCCTTCTTGTCGAACTTGCCGACGCTCGTCTTCGGTACTTCCTCGATGACGCTCCAGCGCTCCGGCACCCACCAGCGGGCGACGCGACCCGCGAGGAACGTCCTCAGCTCGTCGACGATCACCGCGGCGCCCGGCTTCGGCACGACGCAGGCGAGCGGGCGCTCGTCCCAGCGCGCGTCGGGCACGCCGATGACCGCGGCCTCGAGCACGTCGGGATGCGCCATGAGCGCGTTCTCGAGCTCGACGGAGGAGATCCACTCGCCGCCCGACTTGATGACGTCCTTGGCGCGGTCGGTGATCTGGATGAAGCCCTTCGCGTCGACCGTGCCGACGTCGCCCGTGCGCAGCCAGCCGTCGTGGAACTTCTCGTCGGCCGACTCCCGGTGGTAGGCACCCGTGACCCAGGCGCCGCGCACCTCGATCTCGCCTGCCGACTTGCCGTCCCATGGCAGCACGCGGCCGGCCTCGTCCACCACGCGCAGCTCCACCCCGGCCACCACCCGGCCGGCCTTGGCGCGCCAGTCGAGCTCCTCCTCGGGGCAGCAGCCCTTCGGCGGGAGCGCAATGGCGGCGAGCGGGCTCGTCTCGGTCATCCCCCACGCCTGCACGATGCGGACGCGATGCTGCCGCTCGAAGCGCTCCATCAGGCTGCGCGGGACGGCGGAGCCGCCGCAGATGACGAGGCGGAGCGAGGAGAGATCGATCGGGTTCGTCTCCGCCCAGCGCCCGATGTCGTTCCAGATGGTGGGCACGGCGCCCGACACGGTGGCCCGCTCCTCGGCGATCAGGCGGCAGAGCGGCTCGGGCTGGAGAAAGCGTCCGGGCATCAGCAGGTCCGCCCCCGTGAGCCACCCGGCGTAGGGCAGTCCCCAGGCATTGGCGTGGAACATCGGCACGATGAGGAGCACACGGTCGTGCTGCGTGAGCCCGAAGACCGACGCGGAGCAGACGCCGAGCGAGTGCAGGACGGTGGAGCGGTGGCTGTAGACGACGCCCTTCGGGTTCCCCGTCGTGCCGCTCGTGTAGCACATGGCCGCAGCGGCCCGCTCGTCGAGCGGGGGCCAGTCGTAGTGCGGCGCCTCGGCGGCGAGCAGCTCGGCGTGGCGGAGGGCCTTCGAGCCGAGGGGCGCAGCGTCGCCGTCGCCGATGACGACGAAGTGCTCGACCGTGCGCAGCTCGCGCGCCACAGGCGCCAGCAGCGGCACGCAGGAGGCGTCGACGAGGACCACGCGGTCCTCGGCGTGGTTGGCCACGTAGGCGAGCTGCTCGGGGAAGAGGCGGATGTTGAGCGTGTGCAGGACGGCGCCCATGGAGGGCACCGCCAGATAGGCTTCCAGGTGCTCCTGCGTGTTCCAGCCGAAGGTGGCAACGCGGTCGCCGGGTCGGATCCCGAGGCGCCGGAGCGCGCCCGCGAGCCGTGCTGCCCGCTCGGCGACCTCGGCGAAGCAGGCCCGGCGCACGCCGCGCTCGCCCGCGGTCACCACCTCGCTGTCGCCGTAGAGGCGGGCCCCGTGCTCGAAGAGCGCCGTGATCGTCAGCGGGCGGTCCTGCATCGTGCTCTGCATGGCGCGCCTTATACCCGCGCCCGGCTTGCTCGTGCGAGGGGGCCGGCGGTAGAGACCGCGGGTCACGAAAGGAGGACACCGGCATGCGGCTCGAGAACAAGGTGGCGATCATCACCGGGGCAGGGCAGGGCATCGGCGAGGCCTACGCCCGGCGTTTCGCGCGCGAGGGCGCCAAGGTGGTGGTCGCCGACGTCAATGCCGAGAAGGGCACCGCGGTGGCCCGCGCGATCGGCGGCGAGGCGGTCTTCGAGCGCGTCGACGTGGCGAGCGGGGAGGACACGCGGCGGCTGGCCGCTGCCGTTGCCGACCGCTTCGGCCGGATCGACGTCCTCCTGAACAACGCCGCGATCTTCTACGGCATCGAGAATCAGAACTTCTCCTACGCCTACCTCCGGAAGATCTTCGACGTGAACTACTTCGGCGCCTGGCTCATGTGCCGGGCGGTCTTCCCCACCATGAAGCAGCAGGGCGGCGGCGCGGTGATCAACCAGTCGTCGGCCGCCGCGTGGATGCACCCCGACATTCCGTTCGAGGGCGACCAGCTGCCGTCGTTCCATTACAGCGTGACCAAGGCCGCCATCAACGCGATGACGCACTACATGGCGGGCTGCGTCGGGAAGTTCGGCATCCGCGTGAACGCGATCGCGCCCGGGCCGACCATGACCGAAGCGACCAAGCAGCTCGTCCCCGAGGGCATCCTCGAGCTGATCGTCAACATGATGATGGCGATCCACCGGCCGCTCGAGCCCGATGACCTGACCGGCACCGCGGTGTGGCTCGCCTCGGACGACGCCAGGATGGTGACCGGGCAGTGCATCCTGGTCGACGGCGGGATGATCATGCTCGGGTAGCGCCGATCCTGCCCGACGAATTCCTCCTTGGACGGCTCGCCCGCGCCGCGCTTCACGGAGCCGGCGCCACGCCGTCCGGACGACAGGCCACCGTCTTGGCCTGCCCGCGAGCCCGAACAGACCGAGATGCCGGGTACGTCCGCCGACGCCGCGGAATGCTCCCACGCCGTCGTGCGGGCGATCGGATCAAGGCAGCCTTTCTCGCCCAACGCGTGATCGCGCCGGCCCCCGATCTCTTCGACCGTGCCGGGGTCGTTTTCAGGGCCCTGCATGGCGACGGACGCGGGCTCCGGGACCGGCTGGGCGTGGTGAACGATCTGCTGATCGCGCTCACCGCGTCGCGCATCGGCGCCACGGTCGTCACTGCGAACGTCGATTCAGCCGGGTCCGGCGCCATCTCCCGGGCTTGTCGGTCGCGCCGCCGTCGCCCTGACGGCATGCCGGACGGCATGACGGCACTGCGCGCGTGCTGGCTCGCCACGGGCGCGTTGAAGGCTCGCCCGACGCCCGCTACCGGCGGCGGGACTGGTCAGGGCTGAAAAGCCTTCGCGCCAGCGTCCGAAGCTTGCACCGGCCTTGACGGCGGCGGTGATGCTCGCCGCAACGCCATGTTTCAGATTCCGGTTGCGGTCCGCCCGGCGTTCTCGCACGGGACCGCCGTCCTGCGCACCAACCGGTGGACGGCACACGCCTCGCTGGCGCGGCGACCGTGGGCGCCGCCACCTCGTTTGCACGAAAAAGGTACGAGGCGTTCGTACGCGCAGCCCTCGCATCGCACGTGCGCGAAGCCTCGGCGGAGCGCTCCGCAGGTCAGGAACTCGCGGAACTCGCGCTCGACGAAGCGGGGAAGGCCGCCGCCGTCGGTGCGGTCGGCGACCTCGCGCAGCAGGACCACATGGTCATTCGT
It contains:
- a CDS encoding long-chain fatty acid--CoA ligase, yielding MQSTMQDRPLTITALFEHGARLYGDSEVVTAGERGVRRACFAEVAERAARLAGALRRLGIRPGDRVATFGWNTQEHLEAYLAVPSMGAVLHTLNIRLFPEQLAYVANHAEDRVVLVDASCVPLLAPVARELRTVEHFVVIGDGDAAPLGSKALRHAELLAAEAPHYDWPPLDERAAAAMCYTSGTTGNPKGVVYSHRSTVLHSLGVCSASVFGLTQHDRVLLIVPMFHANAWGLPYAGWLTGADLLMPGRFLQPEPLCRLIAEERATVSGAVPTIWNDIGRWAETNPIDLSSLRLVICGGSAVPRSLMERFERQHRVRIVQAWGMTETSPLAAIALPPKGCCPEEELDWRAKAGRVVAGVELRVVDEAGRVLPWDGKSAGEIEVRGAWVTGAYHRESADEKFHDGWLRTGDVGTVDAKGFIQITDRAKDVIKSGGEWISSVELENALMAHPDVLEAAVIGVPDARWDERPLACVVPKPGAAVIVDELRTFLAGRVARWWVPERWSVIEEVPKTSVGKFDKKALRVRYSRGELEVVTLTASSPSGT
- a CDS encoding SDR family oxidoreductase, with protein sequence MRLENKVAIITGAGQGIGEAYARRFAREGAKVVVADVNAEKGTAVARAIGGEAVFERVDVASGEDTRRLAAAVADRFGRIDVLLNNAAIFYGIENQNFSYAYLRKIFDVNYFGAWLMCRAVFPTMKQQGGGAVINQSSAAAWMHPDIPFEGDQLPSFHYSVTKAAINAMTHYMAGCVGKFGIRVNAIAPGPTMTEATKQLVPEGILELIVNMMMAIHRPLEPDDLTGTAVWLASDDARMVTGQCILVDGGMIMLG
- a CDS encoding type II toxin-antitoxin system VapC family toxin, with amino-acid sequence MIAPAPDLFDRAGVVFRALHGDGRGLRDRLGVVNDLLIALTASRIGATVVTANVDSAGSGAISRACRSRRRRPDGMPDGMTALRACWLATGALKARPTPATGGGTGQG